A segment of the Promicromonospora sukumoe genome:
GCCCGCGGTCCAGCTCTGCCAGGGGCACTGCCCGGTCCAGCACGTGGCCGAGGAGTTCCCCGAGCTGTGCGAGCAGGAGGCCCGCGCGTTCAGCGAGCTGCTGGGCTCGCACGTGCAGCGACTGGCGACGATCGCCGGCGGCGCGCACGCTTGCACGACCAACATCCCCGTGACCGCCTCCGCCCACCAGGGCACCGGCGGCCCGAAGACCTTCCCCGCGACGACCCCCACCGAAGGAAAGTGATGAGCGCAGAAACGCAAGCGCCAGAGCAGCGCTCCGACGACGAGATCATCGCCAGCATCGGCCAGTACGAGTACGGCTGGCACGACAGCGACGAAGCCGGCGCGATCGCCCAGCGTGGCCTGAACGAGGACGTGGTCCGCAACATCTCGGCCCTGAAGAAGGAGCCCGAGTGGATGCTGAACCAGCGTCTCAAGGCGCTGCGTCTCTTCGGCAAGAAGCCGATGCCGAGCTGGGGCTCCGACCTGTCGGGCATCGACTTCGACAAGATCAAGTACTTCGTGCGGTCCACGGAGAAGCAGGCCACCTCCTGGGAGGAGCTGCCCGAGGACATCAAGGCCACGTACGACCGGCTCGGCATCCCGGAGGCGGAGAAGCAGCGCCTCGTCGCGGGTGTCGCCGCGCAGTACGAGTCCGAGGTCGTCTACCACCAGATCCGTGAGGACCTGGAGGAGCAGGGCGTCATCTTCGTCGACACCGACACCGGCCTGCGCGAGTACCCGGAGCTGTTCCAGGAGTACTTCGGCACGGTCATCCCGTCGGGCGACAACAAGTTCGCCGCGCTGAACTCGTCCGTGTGGTCGGGCGGCTCGTTCGTCTACGTGCCGCCGGGCGTGCACGTGGAGATCCCGCTGCAGGCCTACTTCCGGATCAACACCGAGAACATGGGCCAGTTCGAGCGCACGCTGATCATCGCCGACGAGGGCTCGTACGTGCACTACGTCGAGGGCTGCACGGCGCCGATCTACACGTCGGACTCCCTGCACTCGGCCGTCGTCGAGATCGTCGTCAAGAAGAACGCCCGCGTGCGCTACACGACGATCCAGAACTGGTCGAACAACGTCTACAACCTGGTGACCAAGCGGGCCACCGCGGCCGAGGGCGCCACCATGGAGTGGGTCGACGGCAACATCGGCTCGAAGGTCACCATGAAGTACCCGGCGATCTACCTGCTGGGCGAGCACGCCCGCGGCGAGACGCTGTCCATCGCCTTCGCGGGCGAGGGCCAGCACCAGGACGCCGGCGCCAAGATGGTCCACGCGGCACCGAACACGTCGTCGTCGATCGTCAGCAAGTCCGTGGCGCGCGGCGGCGGCCGCACGTCGTACCGCGGTCTGGTGCAGGTGCTCGAGGGCGCCTCCCACTCCGCGTCCAACGTCCTCTGCGACGCGCTGCTGGTGGACCAGATCTCCCGCAGCGACACCTACCCGTACGTCGACGTCCGCGAGGACGACGTGTCCATGGGTCACGAGGCCACGGTCTCGCGGGTGAGCGAGGACCAGCTGTTCTACCTCATGTCCCGGGGTATGGAGGAGACCGAGGCCATGGCCATGATCGTGCGCGGGTTCGTCGAGCCCATCGCGCGCGAGCTGCCCATGGAGTACGCACTCGAGCTCAACCGCCTCATCGAGCTGCAGATGGAAGGGTCCGTCGGCTGACATGACTCTCACGACCGATCACACGCGCGCTGTTGCCGACGGCGCCCACTCCCACGGCGTCGTCAAGCCCCAGGGCTCACGCGCCGAGCGCCTCACGTCCTTCTCCCTGGAGGACATCCCCGTGCCCAACGGCCGCGAGGAGGAGTGGCGCTTCTCCCCGGCCGACCGCCTCCAGCCGCTGTTCCAGGCCGACCTCGGCTCCTCGGGCGTCACGGTCGAGGTGACCGCGGCCCCCGAGGTCAAGGTGGAGACCGTCGCCCGCGACGACGCCCGCCTGGGCACCGCCGGCAAGCCCGGCGACCGCACCGCCGTCACCGCGTGGAACGCCTTCGAGCAGGCCACCGTCGTGACGGTGCCGGCCGAGGCCGTGGCCTCCGACGTCACGTCCGTGCGCCTGACCGGCGTGTCCGCCGACGCGACCGCCGCCCACGTGCTGGTCCGCGCCGAGCGGCACTCCGAGGCCGTCGTGGTCATCGACCACAACGGCGTCGGCTCGCTCGCCGAGACCGTCGAGATCGTGGTCGAGGACGGCGCGCACCTGACCGTCGTCAGCGTCCAGGACTGGGCCGCCGGCGCCGTGCACGCCTCCTCGCACCGGGCCCGCATCGGGCGCGACGCCAAGCTCAAGCACGTCGTGGTGACGTTCGGCGGCGACGTCGTGCGCATCACGCCGGACGCCGAGTTCACCGCCGAGGGCGGCGACGTCGAGATGGTGGGCCTGTACTTCGCGGACACCGACCAGCACCAGGAGCACCGCCTCTTCGTGGACCACGCGGTGCCGGAGTGCAAGTCCCGCGTGACCTACAAGGGCGCCCTCCAGGGCTCCGGCGCGCACACCGTGTGGGTGGGCGACGTGCTGATCCGCGCGAACGCCGAGAACACCGACACCTACGAGCTCAACCGCAACCTGGTCCTCACGGACGGCGCGCGCGCGGACTCGGTGCCGAACCTCGAGATCGAGACCGGCGAGATCGCCGGCGCCGGCCACGCCAGCGCCACCGGCCGCTTCGACGACGAGCAGCTCTTCTACCTCCAGGCCCGGGGCATCCCCGAGATCGAGGCCCGCCGTCTCGTCGTGCGCGGCTTCTTCGCCGAGCTCATCCACGAGATCGGCGTCCCGTCGGTCGAGGAGCGCCTGCTGGCCTCCATCGAGGCCGAGCTGGAGAAGTCGATGAGCGTCATCACCGGGGCGCCGGCCGCCGAGGCTCCGACCGCATGACCGCGCAGCTGGCCTGCATGACCGACGACCTGGGACCGGAGGAGGCGATGCTCGTGGAGCTCGACGGCGCCGACGGCGCCCCGGTCGCGGTCGCGGTGGCCCGCGACGCCGACGGCAACTTCCACGCCGTCTCCGACATCTGCTCGCACGGCGCCGTCTCGCTGTCCGACGGCGAGGTCGAGGGCTGCCTCGTGGAGTGCTGGCTGCACGGTTCCCAGTTCGACCTGCGGACCGGTATGCCCGTCCAGCTCCCGGCGGTGCGCCCCGTGCCCGTCTACCCGGTGACCGTCGACGGCGAGCGCGTGCTCGTCGACATCGACGTGACCGTCCCCGTCTCCTGAACCACTGACTTCCGCAACCCTGGAGTAACAGATATGCCCACCCTCGAGATCCGCGACCTGCATGTCAGCGTCGAGACCAAGGAAGGCCCCAAGCCGATCCTGCGCGGCGTCGACCTGACGATCGCCAGCGGTGAGACCCACGCGATCATGGGCCCCAACGGCTCGGGCAAGTCCACGCTGGCCTCGGCGCTCGCCGGCCACCCCAAGTACACCGTCACCTCGGGCACCGTCACGCTCGACGGCGAGGACCTGCTGGCGATGACCGTGGACGAGCGCGCCCGCGCCGGCCTGTTCCTGGCCATGCAGTACCCGGTCGAGGTCACCGGCGTCTCCGTCGCGAACTTCCTGCGGACCGCCAAGACCGCCATCGACGGCACCGCTCCCGCCCTGCGCACCTGGGGCAAGGAGGTCAAGGGCGCGATGGAGAACCTGCGCATGGACCCGGCCTTCGCCGAGCGCTCCGTGAACGAGGGCTTCTCCGGCGGTGAGAAGAAGCGCCACGAGATCCTGCAGATGGAGCTCTTCAAGCCGCGCTTCGCCATCCTCGACGAGACCGACTCGGGCCTCGACGTCGACGCGCTGCGCATCGTGTCGGAGGGCGTGAACCGCGCCAAGGAGAACACCGAGGTCGGCGTTCTGCTCATCACGCACTACACGCGCATCCTGCGCTACATCAAGCCCGACTTCGTGCACGTCTTCGTCGACGGCAAGATCGCCGAGGAGGGCGGCTCCGAGCTGGCCGACCGCCTCGAGGAAGAGGGCTACGACAAGTACGTCGGCGCGAACGCGACGGCCACGGCCTGACCGACCGCTGAGGCACTTCGAGGAGACAAGATGACCACCACCACCGTGCGACCGGGCGACCCGGCGCTGCAGCCCGCCGAGACCGGCTCGCTCTCCACCACCGAGCTGGCCGCCGTCCGGGCGGACTTCCCGCTGCTCGAGCGCACGGTGCGGGGTGGTCAGCCCCTCGTGTACCTGGACTCCGCCGCCACCTCCCAGAAACCCCAGGTGGTGCTGGACACCGAGGTGGACTTCTACGAGCAGCGCAACGCCGCGGTCCACCGCGGCGCGCACCAGCTCGCCGAGGAGGCCACCGAGGCGTTCGAGCAGGCGCGCGCCGCCGTCGCCGAGTTCGTCGGCGCCGACGAGGGCGAGATCGTCTGGCAGCCGGGCGCCACCGCGGCGATCAACGTCGTGGCCTACGCCTTCTCCAACGCGACCCTGGGTCGCGGGGGAGAGGCCGCGGCGCGGTTCCGGCTCGCGCCGGGCGACGAGATCGTGGTCACCGAGGCGGAGCACCACGCCAACCTCGTCCCGTGGCAGGAGCTGGCCGCCCGTACGGGCGCCGTCCTGCGCTGGATCCCGGTGGCGGACGACGGCCGGCTCGACCTCTCGACCCTCGACGAGGTCGTGACGGAGCGGACCAAGGTCCTGGCCTTCGGCCACGTGTCGAACGTGACCGGCGCGATCGCGCCCGTCGCCACCCTGGTGGCGGCGGCGAAGCGGGTCGGGGCGCTCACCGTGCTCGACGCGTGCCAGTCGGTGCCGAACATGCCCGTGGACCTGCACGCGCTCGACGTCGACTTCGCCGCGTTCAGCGGGCACAAGATGCTCGGCCCCACCGGCGTCGGCGCCCTGTACGGGCGGCGCGAGCTGCTGGAGGCCATGCCGCCCACCGTCACCGGCGGGTCCATGGTCGAGGTCGTGACCATGGAGTCGACCACGTACGCGCCGCCGCCGCAGCGCTTCGAGGCCGGCACCCAGATGGTCGCCCAGACCGTCGGCATGGGCTGCGCGGCGCAGTACCTCGGGGAGCTCGGCATGGCGGGCGTGGCCCGGCACGAGACCGAGCTCGCCGCCGAGATGCTGAAGATCGCCGACATCCCGGGCGTGCGGGTGATCGGCCCGCTCGACACGGCCGACCGCCTCGCCGTGGTCTCGTTCGTGGTCGACGGCGTGCACGCGCACGACGTCGGGCAGGTGCTGGACGACAAGGGCATCGCCGTGCGGGTCGGACACCACTGCGCGCAGCCGCTGCACCGCCGGTTCGGCGTGGCCGCCACGGCGCGCGCGTCGGCGTCGGTCTACACGACGGTCGAAGAAGTTGTCGCCTTCCGGGAAGCGTTGGCGGGGGTCCGCGCGTTCTTCGGAGCAGAGTGATCTCTTCGAGGAGATCTGGTTCGGTGAGATCTAGAGAGGCAGCGTCGTGAGCACGCTCGAGCAGATGTACCAGCAGGTGATCCTGGACCACGCGAAGCACCCGGTGGGCCGTGGGCTCGTCGAGGCCGCCTCCGTGGAGGGGCACCTCGCGGGGGAGTCGCACCAGGTGAACCCCACGTGCGGTGACGAGGTGACCCTCCGGGTCGACGTCACGCCGGAGGGTTCCGTGGCGGGCGTCTCCTGGGAGGGGCAGGGATGCTCCATCTCGCAGGCGTCCGTGTCCGTCATGACGTCGCTCGTCGAGGGCGCCGACCTCGCCGAGGTGGCGCGGCTCGACGGCCTGTTCCACGACCTGATGTCGTCCCGCGGCAAGGGCCTGGGCGACGACGACGCCGAGGACGCCCTCGGGGACGCGACGGCCTTCACGGGCGTGTCGCAGTACCCCGCCCGGATCAAGTGCGCGCTGCTCGGCTGGGCGGCGCTCAAGGACTCGCTGGCGCGCAGCGGCGCGCTGGCCACGAGCTGAGGAGAGACCGATGACCGAGGCGAGCGCCGACGTCGGCCAGGAAGTTCAGGACGCCCCCGCGCAGGGAGCGGCTTCGACGCCCACCACCGTGGTGGACGTCGAGGAGGCCATGCGCGACGTGATCGACCCCGAGCTGGGCATCAACGTCGTGGACCTGGGCCTGATCTACGGCGTCCAGGTGGACCAGAACAACCACGCCACCATCGACATGACGCTCACGTCGGCGGCCTGCCCGCTGACGGACGTGATCGAGGACCAGAGCGCGCAGGCGCTCGAGGGCATCGTGGACGGGTTCCGCGTGAACTGGGTCTGGATGCCGCCGTGGGGTCCGGAGAAGATCACGGACGACGGCAAGGAGCAGCTCCGGATGCTCGGGTTCAACGTCTGATCTGCGATACCGCCTCGGGTCCTTACGGGACCCGGGGCGTTCGCGTTGGTGGGTCGATCCCGTCCAGCCACTGCTCGAAGACGCGTGCCGTGGCTGCGGCGAGCTTCGGGCCATGTGCCGCGGCGTCCGCCCGGATGCGTCCGGGGTCGATGCCCGCGCTCGCGAGCTCGTGGGCGTGGCCGACCAGCCACTGCTCGATCCGCGTGTGGTCGGCCTCCAGGTGGAACTGGAGCCCCAGCACCTGCGGCCCCAGGGCGAACGCCTGGTGCGGGAACCCGGGTGTCTCCGCGAGCAGGGTGGCGCCCTCCGGCACGGCGAACTGGTCGCCGTGCCAGTGCAGCACCGGGACGCCGTCCAGGGCGGCCAGCACGGAGCCGCGTCCCTCGGCCGTCAGGGAGAGCGGCGCGTAGCCGATCTCGGTGCGGCCCGTGGCCTCGACGTCGGCGCCGAGCGCCGCGGCGACGAGCTGCGCGCCCAGGCACACGCCGAGGGTGGGCAGGCCCGCGTCGAGGCGCGCCTGGATGGCCGCCTTCTCCTCGCGCAGGAAGGGGTAGGCCTCGTCGTCGTACACCCCGACGGGGCCGCCGAGCACGACCAGGAGGTCGGGGCCCAGCAGTGCCTCGGGTGTGACGGGTTCGACGGGGGCGTCCAGGTACGACGTCCGGTAGCCCCGGGCCTCCAGCAGCGGGGCCAGCAGCCCGAGGTCCTCGAAGTGCACGTGTCGGACCGCGAGCGCGTCTCGGGTCATGGGTGGGGCTCCTCGCGGGGTCAGGTGGGACAGAGGGCTCCATGACACCACGGGGGTCTCGGCAAGCTCGACCGCCGAAGCGACGAGCTCGACCGGCGGGGTTCGCTCGACCCGCTGACCCACACGCACGTGTCAGACGCTCAGGTCCCTCGGGGGACCTGAGCGTCTGACACGTGCGTGTGGGTCAGGTGACGGCGCCCATGTGCCAGGGGATGAACTCCTCCGCGCCGATCTCCAGCTCCTCGCTGACGGTCTGTTGGCCGGAGGCGACGGCGAGGATGCGGTCGAAGATCTGGCGGCCGACGTCGGCGACGGTCGCGGTGCCGTCGACGATGACACCCGCGTTGAGGTCCATGTCCTCAGACATCACGGAGTACATCGGGGTGTTGGTCGCGACCTTGATGGACGGCGTCGGCCGGCACCCGAACACCGAGCCGCGGCCGGTGGTGAAGACGACGACGTTGGCGCCGCCCGCGACCAGCCCGGTCACGGAGACCGGGTCGTAGCCGGGGGTGTCCATGAAGGCGAACCCGCGCTCGGTGATGGGTTCGGCGTACTCGTAGACGGCGGCCAGGTCGGCCTGCCCGCCCTTGGCGACGGCGCCGAGGGACTTCTCCAGGATGGTGGTGAGGCCGCCGGCCTTGTTGCCTGGGGACGGGTTGTTGTCCAGGGTGCCGCCCCCGGCCTTGACGTAGGAACGCCACCAGTCGATCCGGTCCAGGAGCTTCTTGGCGACGGTGGGTTCGGTGGCCCGGGCGGTCAGGAGGTGTTCGGCGCCGTAGACCTCGGGGGTCTCGGCCAGCACCGAGGTGGCGCCGTAGGCGACCAGCCGGTCCGACGCCCACCCGAGCGCGGGGTTGGCGGTGATGCCGGAGTACCCGTCCGAGCCGCCGCAGTTCAGGGCCAGGACCAGCTCGGACACGTCGCACTCGACCCGTTCACGCTGGTTGACCAGCGGCAGGATCTCGCGGACGGCGGCCACGCCGGCGCGGACGGACGCGCGCACGCCGCCGGTCTCCTGGATGGTCAGGGAGCGGACGACGGTGTCGTCGGCGATGGCGGCCAGCAGCCCGGACCGAGTGTCGTCGGGGGCGCCGATGCCGGGCATGCCGAGGTCGGCGACCTGCCCCGACCGGGCCGACAGCGCCGCGCCGGGCACCATCTCGCAGCCCAGGCCCAGGACGAGCAGGCCGGCGACGTTGGGGTGGGCGGCGTACCCGCGCAGGGTCCGCAGCAGGATCTGGCCGCCCTCGGAGTCGGGGACCAGGCCGCACCCGGAGGTGTGGGTCAGGGCGATGACGCCGTCGACGTTCTCGAACTCGTCCAGCACGTTGCCGCGGAACTGGTCGGCGATCATCTTCGCGGTCGAGGCGGAGCAGTTCACGCTGGTCAGGATCGCGACGAAGTTCCGGGTCCCGACCCGCCCGTCGGCCCGCCGGAAACCACGAAACGTAGGCCGGACGCCGTCGGGCACGGGAAGCTCGTGGTGCGCGCCGCCCAAAGGCGCTTCCCGCGACCCGTCCTCGAAGCCGAGGTTGTGGGAGTGCACATGATCACCCGGCGCGACGGGAGCGGTGGCGACCCCGATGACCTGCCCGTACTTGCGCACCGGAGCGCCCACGGGCACGGCCCGCAGCGCGACCTTGTGGCCCCGCGGCACGGGTTGCCCGACGTCGAGCTGTCCGACGTCGACCGGACCACCCCCGGGAACCACGACCTGGTCGCCCGGGCTCAGGTCCCGCGTGGCGACGGCGACGTCGTCGCCCTCCCGCAGCACGAGCAGATCATGCGACATCACAGCGCCCTTCCGTTGATGGGTCACGACGACTTGCACGCCCCGGTCGACGCATGCCACGCTGACCCCTCTTCTAAAACCGGTTTCAAGGATTGTAGATGACGGATCATGCCCTCGTGCTCCCCGGTGGCGGCTACCGGAGGCACGCCGCGCACGAGGCGGAGCCGGTGGCGCAGTGGCTGCGCGGGCTCGGCCTGCCGGCCAGCGTGCTGCGGTACCCGGTCGGGCAGTCGCACCCCGCGGCCCACGACGCGGTCTCCGCCCGGGTCGCCGAGCTCCGGTCGGGCGGCGTCGAAAGGGTGCTGCTCGTGGGCTTCTCCGCGGGCGGCCATGCCGCCGGCCTGGCGGCGCTCGCCCCGGCGGGCCCGGCCGCCCGCGTCGACGGCGTCGTGCTCGGGTACCCGGTCGTGACGCTGCAGAACCACGTGCACCGGGACTCCGCGCAGGTGCTCCTGGGCGAGGAGGACACACCTGCCCGGCGCGCGGCGCTGTCGCTGAACGCGCTCGTGACGCCCGCCGCGCCACCGTTCTTCGTCTTCCACTCGTTCGACGACCACAAGGTGCCGGCCGAGCACTCGCTCCTGCTCTCGTCCGCGCTGCGGGCCGCGGGGGTGCCGCACGAGCTGCACCTGTACCCCGTCGGCGGGCACGGCGTGGGCCTGGACGAGTCGTGGCTCGGGTGGGCGCGGGCGTGCGAGGCCTGGCTCGTCCGGGAGCGCTGGACGGTCCGGCGTGAGATCGGGGGTTGACACTCCCGCGCTGGGGAGGGCACTCTTCGTGAA
Coding sequences within it:
- the sufB gene encoding Fe-S cluster assembly protein SufB, with translation MSAETQAPEQRSDDEIIASIGQYEYGWHDSDEAGAIAQRGLNEDVVRNISALKKEPEWMLNQRLKALRLFGKKPMPSWGSDLSGIDFDKIKYFVRSTEKQATSWEELPEDIKATYDRLGIPEAEKQRLVAGVAAQYESEVVYHQIREDLEEQGVIFVDTDTGLREYPELFQEYFGTVIPSGDNKFAALNSSVWSGGSFVYVPPGVHVEIPLQAYFRINTENMGQFERTLIIADEGSYVHYVEGCTAPIYTSDSLHSAVVEIVVKKNARVRYTTIQNWSNNVYNLVTKRATAAEGATMEWVDGNIGSKVTMKYPAIYLLGEHARGETLSIAFAGEGQHQDAGAKMVHAAPNTSSSIVSKSVARGGGRTSYRGLVQVLEGASHSASNVLCDALLVDQISRSDTYPYVDVREDDVSMGHEATVSRVSEDQLFYLMSRGMEETEAMAMIVRGFVEPIARELPMEYALELNRLIELQMEGSVG
- the sufD gene encoding Fe-S cluster assembly protein SufD, encoding MTLTTDHTRAVADGAHSHGVVKPQGSRAERLTSFSLEDIPVPNGREEEWRFSPADRLQPLFQADLGSSGVTVEVTAAPEVKVETVARDDARLGTAGKPGDRTAVTAWNAFEQATVVTVPAEAVASDVTSVRLTGVSADATAAHVLVRAERHSEAVVVIDHNGVGSLAETVEIVVEDGAHLTVVSVQDWAAGAVHASSHRARIGRDAKLKHVVVTFGGDVVRITPDAEFTAEGGDVEMVGLYFADTDQHQEHRLFVDHAVPECKSRVTYKGALQGSGAHTVWVGDVLIRANAENTDTYELNRNLVLTDGARADSVPNLEIETGEIAGAGHASATGRFDDEQLFYLQARGIPEIEARRLVVRGFFAELIHEIGVPSVEERLLASIEAELEKSMSVITGAPAAEAPTA
- a CDS encoding non-heme iron oxygenase ferredoxin subunit is translated as MTAQLACMTDDLGPEEAMLVELDGADGAPVAVAVARDADGNFHAVSDICSHGAVSLSDGEVEGCLVECWLHGSQFDLRTGMPVQLPAVRPVPVYPVTVDGERVLVDIDVTVPVS
- the sufC gene encoding Fe-S cluster assembly ATPase SufC; amino-acid sequence: MPTLEIRDLHVSVETKEGPKPILRGVDLTIASGETHAIMGPNGSGKSTLASALAGHPKYTVTSGTVTLDGEDLLAMTVDERARAGLFLAMQYPVEVTGVSVANFLRTAKTAIDGTAPALRTWGKEVKGAMENLRMDPAFAERSVNEGFSGGEKKRHEILQMELFKPRFAILDETDSGLDVDALRIVSEGVNRAKENTEVGVLLITHYTRILRYIKPDFVHVFVDGKIAEEGGSELADRLEEEGYDKYVGANATATA
- a CDS encoding cysteine desulfurase — its product is MTTTTVRPGDPALQPAETGSLSTTELAAVRADFPLLERTVRGGQPLVYLDSAATSQKPQVVLDTEVDFYEQRNAAVHRGAHQLAEEATEAFEQARAAVAEFVGADEGEIVWQPGATAAINVVAYAFSNATLGRGGEAAARFRLAPGDEIVVTEAEHHANLVPWQELAARTGAVLRWIPVADDGRLDLSTLDEVVTERTKVLAFGHVSNVTGAIAPVATLVAAAKRVGALTVLDACQSVPNMPVDLHALDVDFAAFSGHKMLGPTGVGALYGRRELLEAMPPTVTGGSMVEVVTMESTTYAPPPQRFEAGTQMVAQTVGMGCAAQYLGELGMAGVARHETELAAEMLKIADIPGVRVIGPLDTADRLAVVSFVVDGVHAHDVGQVLDDKGIAVRVGHHCAQPLHRRFGVAATARASASVYTTVEEVVAFREALAGVRAFFGAE
- the sufU gene encoding Fe-S cluster assembly sulfur transfer protein SufU, which encodes MSTLEQMYQQVILDHAKHPVGRGLVEAASVEGHLAGESHQVNPTCGDEVTLRVDVTPEGSVAGVSWEGQGCSISQASVSVMTSLVEGADLAEVARLDGLFHDLMSSRGKGLGDDDAEDALGDATAFTGVSQYPARIKCALLGWAALKDSLARSGALATS
- a CDS encoding metal-sulfur cluster assembly factor translates to MTEASADVGQEVQDAPAQGAASTPTTVVDVEEAMRDVIDPELGINVVDLGLIYGVQVDQNNHATIDMTLTSAACPLTDVIEDQSAQALEGIVDGFRVNWVWMPPWGPEKITDDGKEQLRMLGFNV
- a CDS encoding glutamine amidotransferase, yielding MTRDALAVRHVHFEDLGLLAPLLEARGYRTSYLDAPVEPVTPEALLGPDLLVVLGGPVGVYDDEAYPFLREEKAAIQARLDAGLPTLGVCLGAQLVAAALGADVEATGRTEIGYAPLSLTAEGRGSVLAALDGVPVLHWHGDQFAVPEGATLLAETPGFPHQAFALGPQVLGLQFHLEADHTRIEQWLVGHAHELASAGIDPGRIRADAAAHGPKLAAATARVFEQWLDGIDPPTRTPRVP
- a CDS encoding UxaA family hydrolase is translated as MSHDLLVLREGDDVAVATRDLSPGDQVVVPGGGPVDVGQLDVGQPVPRGHKVALRAVPVGAPVRKYGQVIGVATAPVAPGDHVHSHNLGFEDGSREAPLGGAHHELPVPDGVRPTFRGFRRADGRVGTRNFVAILTSVNCSASTAKMIADQFRGNVLDEFENVDGVIALTHTSGCGLVPDSEGGQILLRTLRGYAAHPNVAGLLVLGLGCEMVPGAALSARSGQVADLGMPGIGAPDDTRSGLLAAIADDTVVRSLTIQETGGVRASVRAGVAAVREILPLVNQRERVECDVSELVLALNCGGSDGYSGITANPALGWASDRLVAYGATSVLAETPEVYGAEHLLTARATEPTVAKKLLDRIDWWRSYVKAGGGTLDNNPSPGNKAGGLTTILEKSLGAVAKGGQADLAAVYEYAEPITERGFAFMDTPGYDPVSVTGLVAGGANVVVFTTGRGSVFGCRPTPSIKVATNTPMYSVMSEDMDLNAGVIVDGTATVADVGRQIFDRILAVASGQQTVSEELEIGAEEFIPWHMGAVT
- a CDS encoding alpha/beta hydrolase; this encodes MTDHALVLPGGGYRRHAAHEAEPVAQWLRGLGLPASVLRYPVGQSHPAAHDAVSARVAELRSGGVERVLLVGFSAGGHAAGLAALAPAGPAARVDGVVLGYPVVTLQNHVHRDSAQVLLGEEDTPARRAALSLNALVTPAAPPFFVFHSFDDHKVPAEHSLLLSSALRAAGVPHELHLYPVGGHGVGLDESWLGWARACEAWLVRERWTVRREIGG